The following are from one region of the Streptomyces rubrogriseus genome:
- the ruvA gene encoding Holliday junction branch migration protein RuvA, whose amino-acid sequence MIAFVSGTVAALAPDAAVVEVGGVGMAVQCTPNTLSTLRLGKPAKLATSLVVREDSLTLYGFADDDERQVFELLQTASGVGPRLAQAMLAVHQPDALRRAVSTGDEKALTAVPGIGKKGAQKLLLELKDRLGEPIGAPAVGAPVSTGWRDQLHAALIGLGYATREADEAVSAVAPQAEAAGGTPQVGALLKAALQTLNRAR is encoded by the coding sequence ATGATCGCCTTCGTCAGCGGCACCGTCGCCGCCCTCGCACCCGACGCCGCGGTGGTCGAGGTCGGCGGCGTCGGCATGGCCGTGCAGTGCACGCCCAACACCCTCTCCACCCTCCGGCTCGGCAAGCCCGCCAAGCTCGCCACCTCCCTCGTCGTGCGGGAGGACTCGCTCACCCTCTACGGCTTCGCCGACGACGACGAGCGCCAGGTCTTCGAGCTGCTCCAGACCGCCAGCGGCGTCGGCCCCCGCCTCGCCCAGGCGATGCTCGCCGTGCACCAGCCCGACGCCCTGCGCAGAGCGGTCTCCACCGGGGACGAGAAGGCGCTCACCGCCGTCCCCGGCATCGGAAAGAAGGGAGCGCAGAAGCTGCTCCTGGAACTGAAGGACCGGCTCGGCGAGCCCATCGGCGCCCCCGCCGTGGGCGCCCCGGTCAGCACCGGCTGGCGCGACCAGCTGCACGCCGCCCTGATCGGCCTCGGGTACGCGACCCGCGAGGCCGACGAGGCCGTCTCCGCCGTGGCGCCGCAGGCCGAGGCCGCCGGGGGCACGCCGCAGGTGGGCGCGCTGCTCAAGGCCGCCCTGCAGACGCTGAACCGCGCCCGCTGA